One part of the Chloroflexota bacterium genome encodes these proteins:
- the argJ gene encoding bifunctional glutamate N-acetyltransferase/amino-acid acetyltransferase ArgJ, which yields MQPIDTPSVTSVPGFLAAGVAAGIKPPPDLDLALVVSEVPCTAAAVFTQNRFAAAPVLYDRTVIGFNPSGIQAVVINSGCANACTGTEGMANARRMAEMAERALGLEAHSCLVMSTGVIGTQLPMDKVQRGIQDAVPELRRSGGQDAARAIMTTDTRPKTAGVTAEIKGATVTVAGMCKGAGMIHPNMATMLALVCTDAAITADALDVALRRAVDVSFNAVTVDGDTSTNDTVVVLANGLAGNDPIHETSSPEFAAFEEALRAVCVDLAQQIARDGEGATKFVAITVNGAADDADARRVAKAIANSPLVKTALYGGDANWGRILCAVGYSGAEVDPSRAGLFIASQKAGLDWLQIVDQGQPTAYEEEEAAARFAQSEIDIRVELGLGDGHATVWTCDLSHGYVDINAHYRT from the coding sequence ATGCAGCCGATCGATACGCCGTCCGTGACCTCTGTTCCCGGGTTCCTGGCCGCCGGCGTGGCGGCCGGGATCAAACCCCCTCCTGATCTGGATCTGGCCTTGGTGGTGTCGGAGGTGCCCTGCACGGCGGCGGCCGTCTTCACGCAAAACCGCTTCGCGGCCGCGCCTGTCCTGTACGATCGCACCGTCATCGGGTTCAACCCATCGGGGATCCAGGCGGTGGTGATCAACAGCGGCTGTGCCAACGCCTGCACGGGCACGGAGGGCATGGCCAATGCCCGGCGCATGGCGGAGATGGCGGAGCGTGCCCTGGGCCTGGAGGCGCACAGCTGCCTGGTGATGTCCACGGGCGTGATCGGCACTCAGTTGCCCATGGACAAGGTGCAGCGCGGCATCCAGGACGCGGTGCCCGAGCTGCGTCGATCCGGTGGGCAAGATGCGGCCCGAGCCATCATGACCACGGACACCCGACCCAAGACCGCCGGCGTGACCGCCGAGATCAAAGGGGCCACGGTGACCGTGGCGGGCATGTGCAAGGGCGCGGGGATGATCCACCCGAACATGGCGACCATGCTGGCCTTGGTGTGCACGGATGCGGCCATCACCGCCGATGCGCTGGATGTCGCGTTGCGCCGTGCCGTGGACGTGAGCTTCAACGCGGTGACGGTGGATGGGGACACCAGCACCAACGATACGGTGGTCGTCCTGGCCAACGGGCTGGCGGGCAACGATCCGATCCATGAGACCTCCTCTCCGGAGTTCGCCGCGTTTGAGGAGGCGCTGAGGGCCGTGTGCGTGGATCTGGCTCAGCAGATCGCCCGGGATGGCGAGGGCGCGACGAAATTCGTGGCCATCACGGTGAACGGGGCGGCCGACGACGCGGATGCCCGCCGAGTGGCCAAGGCCATCGCGAACTCTCCGTTGGTGAAGACGGCCTTGTACGGCGGGGATGCCAACTGGGGGCGCATCCTGTGCGCGGTCGGATACTCCGGCGCGGAGGTGGACCCCTCGCGAGCGGGGCTTTTCATCGCTTCCCAGAAGGCGGGGCTGGATTGGCTGCAGATCGTGGATCAGGGACAGCCGACGGCGTATGAGGAAGAGGAGGCGGCCGCGCGGTTCGCCCAATCGGAGATCGATATTCGGGTGGAGCTTGGG